The Polypterus senegalus isolate Bchr_013 chromosome 10, ASM1683550v1, whole genome shotgun sequence genomic interval ATGTATATTCGTTTTCTGTGAAAAAATGGTAACCACTACAACAAAAATGAGACAATGCTGTCATAAAGGAAGTCtactataaattatttttatagggatctgcactggcaatcggaaggttgccggttcgaatcccgtaaatgccaaaaagagactgttgggcccttgagcaaggcccttaaccagcaattgcGGAGTGCTTCGAGTAGTGTGAAAAACGCTATAtatatgcaaagaattattattgttttactttttaaagcaaacGTGATCCCCGTGTCATATTTGCTCTAATACAATGCCACATGGTGAGTAAGAATATTTATTCTGTAACTTTAAACAGCTACCTTACATTAATTTAGCTTAAAATGATCATATGTACTTGATCAGGACTTGCACATTGTCTGAAAAGACCCGAGCATGCATGTCTCAAACTAACCTCGGTCTCTCTCaccttatttttgacattttctacGTTGCCTCCTTTGAGCACCTCCTGCATCAGCTCCAGAATCATCTTCTGACGcgcctcctcttcttcctcgcTGCGTTTTTGTCGCTTGAGCTCCTCGATTTCGctctgaagactctcctgctCCCTCAAAATGTCCGGAATCTGCTGTTGAAGTTCGCGAAACTCACGCTGGATGCTTCGGATCATACTGACGTAATGGCCAATGTGCTGATCTCTTCTGCGGACACGCCGCTTGAAGGACTTATTCTCGGCGGCGCGCTCCTCCAATGAGTCTTCCAGGTCGCGGATCTTCTCTCTCAGTTCGGACACCTCCGTCTCGGCTTTCTGTTTCTCCGACTCGAGGTGTCTCACTCTGGTGGCGATAGCCTCTTTTTCCACAAACCAGTCCCGCACCTGTTCCCTGAGGGCTCGCATTTCCCCCCGCAGCTCGCagctggtgctccagttttcacAGATATGGTGATCTCGCCTCCCGAGTTCTTCAATAATTAAGTCGGCACTCGGGCGCTCTCGCAAGGCAGCTTCTTTCTCTAGTAACATCTTTCTCAATTTATcgacttcttcctctttttcttgcaGTCTGGATAGCATATCTCGAAGCTTTTCAGAATCCGAGGTTAGACGAGCAGTCAGCTCCCTCTGTGTTCTCCGGAGTCTCCATTGGCGACCCGTTAAAAGAACTACACCTGCCATCAGCACCACCTTTACAGCCGTGGAGCCCGTGATCACAACACTGGGGAGAGTCCAGTCATTCATTGGCAGGCCCGTCAGTGCCGCGAAGGCAGCAAGCGGGTCTAAGAATCGGAGTTCGCTGCTTAAAAAGGCAAACACATCACTAGACACCGTAGAGCTACACAGAGCCAGTTTCACTTATGCTTCAAGGTTCCAAAAATAAAACGAAAAAGAAAGAAGGTATGATCAGAAAAGGTCCAACAAGAGTGAAGGGCTACAGCCTCAAACAAGGATTATATTCAGGGGACGTTGCTAGGAAACCGAATATGATCATAATCTGTTAAAAACCGCGAGGCCTTATGTACTCAATCAATTTCGTTAGCCGCTAATACTGATGACAGTGACAGTTTTTCTTAAACTTTCGAGTACCTAATTTCAATTATTTCAAACGATTTGTTTCGGAATTAACCAGCAGTAGACAAATTGGTCATTATAAACCCTGCTTAATCCATTGCACTCAATTATATATTCAGTTTATGTCAACTTTTATGCAGGAATATGTCCCTTAGTGATCATCtagttcaggggtcctcaatcacagtcctggagggccgcagtggctgcagatttttgctccaacctagttgcttaataagaagcacttattgctcaagtaacacttctgcttcactttagttgtctcgctcgttaagactttgaacccttattgcttattttagtcgtaaacagctgtattcttggtttataattgctcctaattagcaataacatgcaaatgacaaaagagatcagcatttctccatttagcttgttaccatttacacctgtgtgtatttatcatgcactattgggtttaattaaatgcttggaaggaaagtgaagaggaaaaagtgaagggctgagaattactcatctattTTAGTCTTCAAATAATTTGTATgacatccttagaaaggggaaaaaagtctaagatatgagaatgacctgacatagcagagttagagcactaacaagccatgaaattaaattaatctaattaagcaactggtttagaacaaaaacctgcagccactgcggccctccaggactgtgatggaggacccctgctgtagttggaataaaaaaataaaatgcatggatGTAACTGAAGGCGATTTGGGAAGCATTGTTATAGCTTAAAGGCTCCAGTTCATGAGCTTTATGCTTATTACATTTACGTTAATTCTTGTTATCGGGTTGCTTCCTTAAAGGAATACGTCACAcataaattatactttttatatgttactaACACCATGTAGCTTGTAGAAGTGGCctagaaatttttttttcattttacgtTTTCACTGAGAATGAGAGAAAATTAGTTTATGATATAAAGGAACATAATGTTGACCCGTTCGGTCTAACGGCAAATTGAAAAATAtccatgtgaaaagaaaaaaaaaatctcacataacTCATGTCACATACCTGTAATCCAAAGTAAATAATTAACACTTAAAACAGCAGgtgcagatgatgatgatgacagggTGTGGGATGAAAGCCCCCTGTGAAGGGCCCTCTGATTGAGATGTATTCTTTTCCAGTTG includes:
- the LOC120538240 gene encoding trichohyalin-like — protein: MNDWTLPSVVITGSTAVKVVLMAGVVLLTGRQWRLRRTQRELTARLTSDSEKLRDMLSRLQEKEEEVDKLRKMLLEKEAALRERPSADLIIEELGRRDHHICENWSTSCELRGEMRALREQVRDWFVEKEAIATRVRHLESEKQKAETEVSELREKIRDLEDSLEERAAENKSFKRRVRRRDQHIGHYVSMIRSIQREFRELQQQIPDILREQESLQSEIEELKRQKRSEEEEEARQKMILELMQEVLKGGNVENVKNKKDDDPQESQREGQAS